Below is a window of Paramisgurnus dabryanus chromosome 20, PD_genome_1.1, whole genome shotgun sequence DNA.
tggtctattagctagtttatttctgcatcaaattatttttactgaacatggattggatctaattaacattcaactgaccaacataataagagaggcacaaattaagctaaaacaaatctaataagacagcatgacaaccttcaaaggtggtttttgatgttcagcatttattttattaacaacattaactaattttttacatataatggatttctttatgcagttaattaataaacaatcggtatcgccctttctcgtgctattgccgatatgccgatggtttcaaattcatcaaaaatcggccgatttatatcggtggccgatacatcggtgcatcattaaaaggtacatattgtaTCTAAATGATACATATATTAGCACCTTTTAAATGAAGTGACAGTGTAGAAGCTGTTGCTATGTATAGGGCAGTAGTCTCCAAATTGGTGCCCACAGAGTCTGTGAGATGCCCGCTAATGCATACTCTATAATggcctaaataaaaaaatacatattttttatataactttggttttttatttatgttagcatttaaaaaaatgataaaacatatcaacaagtaaaataaaataaaatcaacaagtaaaacaaaaatgttttgagtagactcaaaaaagtagccctccagattgttttatacattgtggtatcccttgctcacaaaaaggttggagacccctggtataGGCTATATAGGTGTGTCATGAGTAACTTACATTCCCatactatatattttttgtgacattataactaaatgtaaaaaaaatcctttaaaCTGTGAAGAGGTCATTTTTATACTGACTGCACATGTTATTTCATGGATTTGTCAACACAGATGGCTGATTTTACACTAAAGATTGGAGAGCTAGAGAAGGAGTTTGAGAAAAGATCTAGTGAGTTCAGTACGATTCAAGAGGAGCTTCAGATCATTAATGACTTCCGGAAGAAAAAGCCACAGATGGACCAGGAGctacaaaatgtataaaacattaaattaaaaaaaacattgcataaCTATTACAATAACGTTTTAGGTCTAATGTTATATCCCTTTTGTTTTACACAGATGAAAGAGATTATGGACAGTGCAGATCTAGAACATAAGAATGCGCTTATGAAAATGGAAGAAAAGTTCTTAAATGACAAGGTATATAAACATAGCCAAACAATATCCTTCCCTTCCTTACTCTCTCATTCACTTACTCTTTTTTTATATGTATATCAAGGCCCACCTAGAGAAGAAAGTTGAAGAAAAGATTGCTGAGCTTGCAGAACAAGCCCACAACGAGGCCATCATGTAAGTATCCTAACAGCACCATACCATTCTACCTGATGCATTTGtcagatattttgaaataaccGAGTTGACATCTATCTTACCCCCATCAGACAGCTGGATGGTGCTTCTCGCTCTGTGTTCAAGGAGAATGTACGTTTAAATAAGGCATTGCATTACCACATTAAAGATGTTGAGGATCTACGGAAGAGAAATGCAGCCCTGGCGGACGAAAACGACACCCTCACCCAGCAAATAGTAACAACCTTTGACTATTAGTGTATCAAAAAacaatgaattaaaatgaaCCCACCTTTCATTTATCCCACAGGAGACAAGCCAACAGATAATAAATGACACTGTATCTCAAATTACAACCCAGCGAAGCAAGATTACTGAGATGAAGGTCAAGGTGTCCACACAGGAGCAGGCCCTGGCCACCATGGTGGCTGAGTTTGAAAGGGAGAAAGCCGATATCAAGCGACGTGTCGAGGTCCAAACTCAGGCCGGTGGCGTAGAGCTGGACAAACTCCAGAAGCTTCTTACCCTACGAGAGAAGGAGCTAAGCCGGGTGAAGAAGCTGGCACGAAGCGTGGTGGAGCAGCGAACAGACACGGAGATCCTCTTCCATGAAGCTCTAAACCAAGTCAAGCAGGAGATTTCAATGCAAAGCCTAATGGACAGGTTAACTACTTACtcggtcaatattaaatatatcaaggttatattttcacagaatgttctttacattatgtgtaGGATGATTAAGAAAACATATTATATAATAGATGTTATGCTATGTACTTGCAGGCAGGAAGCAGAGGTCAATCATAGCAGGAGGATGAATGAGGTTCTGTCAGGTAGAAAGGATTATGCTCCAATGCAAAGCATTAACAAAACTATCCACAGCTCCAACAGCATTTCCACCGGCATGCAGGGGGCTGATAAAGGGTGAATTATCTTTTAATACAACAGTAAACATGTCACTTACTGCTTACACTATGTATTGACATTAATAGATTAGATGTTTGCTAAACTAGTCAGtaacacttttatttatttcaactGCAGTCTGAAGCATCCCGACGTAAACACATCAGAGATGAGCTgggaacagagagagagagtgctTCGACTGCTCTTTGCTAAAATGAATGCCCTGAAAACAAAGTAAGGATCTACTATGTTGAAAATTTCTGGATACAACATTTTTGAaagtgtataaatgtattttttgtgctTCCTTGAAGAAAACCTATTGATGGTCCAGTTCACACAGACTCTGAAGGGAATCGGTGTAGCAGTGATGTAAGGTGAGATATATTAATATGCAACAACACCtacctgtttttttttctttttgctttGCTCTAATATAGTAAAACAGTATTAGTACAGAAATGTGAAAAACATTTTAGCTGAAAAAAATTGCCTTTACTTCACTTTTGTCTTTTTGTTGTACTTCATCACATGTAGTTTCATAATGCAGTgaattatttgtcttttacaCAGCAATGCAGACGAAGAATCTAACTCCACCTTTTTAACACAAGtacaagattttaatatgaGCTTGAGTACAAAGTCCAGTGACATATAGATCAACTGACTGACCTCACTAAAGAAACTCAGAACCTTGAATGCAAAACTTATAGTATAAAAGTATATTTCCTATTCTGTGTTTATGCAGGTATATGCTTTGCTTCTAGTTCATATATATAATGTCAAAGTATTGGATATTGCATACTGGTTGTAACTACTAATAAAAGTACTGAGGGTCACAGACTGTCAAATTCACAGCTTAAAACTATTTTTACATGTGGAGAACTGTTTACCAAGATTGCATGTAGGAGAAATTATATGAAATAACAGTATTTAGTAATGAGGacggtgctctttaaaaaaataaacattgcaaCCACTTGCAACCacaaaaacatctaaaaatgtatttgattggAGACAGATTTATTATGCTTGCAGATTATATGAACTGATGCAATTTTGGGGTAATCAGATAAGCCTTTTGctgattataattattatttttaaagcaaaatacactgtcagaaaaaggaTTTAAAaattgtcactggggtggtactgtcaaaggttaatttttgtacctttatgggtatacaacaccagtgtttcccacaggattttgaggagactgtggtggtgatgacgtcacccgcttattagcatatatgtgacgtcatcatgttgtgtttgagtttgatctagtgttggcacctgaaatatgtttcacttctactctttgatctgtatctgtatttgatatgtattatatattaaattatattttaagccaAATTAAGTTGTTTTACAtggtgaaataaaaatgtaaattggaatcatgaaaattctatttgtgggggccagtgttgattctgtggtgggccaccacaaataaatcaatgtatgggaaacactgacaacacattgaaatgttgtacattttggggtacaatattataccctaaggacctattttgtacctttaaagttcccctattttattgctaaaaacaacattattttgtgtatttgcttTAATACAATGTGTTGCCTGGTTTATGATTTTGTCCactaccgtacatttttgtagctccagatttccctctcttcctaaaacgcacttaatttgtacaaaactcatgtccctgattggccagctattctgtagttgtgattggcctgaatacctctgacgtcagatggaaatgtgacgctccttaccatgtttgaaagattcgctcttacaatgcaatgctgacagaagttaatttatatatagaagcgggaggaattatgat
It encodes the following:
- the bbof1b gene encoding basal body-orientation factor 1-like, producing MPIKKVKKAKKGKGKGKKDGKQESKRDKESDLERAKANAGLWEIRCDMTETSRIEYYETAGRLAKDNEQLTHLQHETEKKNIDVIAVLREKDVENDEKIAALEQQIQLEKTRASEEKMNLMADFTLKIGELEKEFEKRSSEFSTIQEELQIINDFRKKKPQMDQELQNMKEIMDSADLEHKNALMKMEEKFLNDKAHLEKKVEEKIAELAEQAHNEAIIQLDGASRSVFKENVRLNKALHYHIKDVEDLRKRNAALADENDTLTQQIETSQQIINDTVSQITTQRSKITEMKVKVSTQEQALATMVAEFEREKADIKRRVEVQTQAGGVELDKLQKLLTLREKELSRVKKLARSVVEQRTDTEILFHEALNQVKQEISMQSLMDRQEAEVNHSRRMNEVLSGRKDYAPMQSINKTIHSSNSISTGMQGADKGLKHPDVNTSEMSWEQRERVLRLLFAKMNALKTKKPIDGPVHTDSEGNRCSSDVSNADEESNSTFLTQVQDFNMSLSTKSSDI